In Helicobacter mastomyrinus, a single genomic region encodes these proteins:
- a CDS encoding TonB-dependent receptor, with protein MQLRSLSISIMAILSAYSIINAKELNSVTLSQSIVSISRIDTAIDEAPGNVSVVSQKDIALRPNRKFSDTLRGYEGLQQSKSRGMDTFDSIRIRGLSGAAIMVDGIILNDINNNTKMLTAMDSSDIAQVEVVRGAFSNIYGSGAVAGAINFITTMPTAFSAKAIFGYGNALGTSFAPKNTFHSFMSIGDALLDKRLRLKASLGITTSQGYAADSVVVADVSGYQGAKPTLDSNSGALRYNIGDMGAQAYTTYDSSLKAELDTSDNGTLSGYLRWNMYQYDHKNQSTFITQNGIPSYGNNADVDSGKPAPILYGRNIGKEAYAQLISSLNYKHYLPHDSHIEVKFYNILGWDRFNNPDGGVNPTNANTSIYGGDGSQTNHKYQTNNLDMLYALSLNESHKILVGAQYRHNHYTQQKHYIENWKDMNATLSDSPTSGYKQGGKTQAIGVFTQWQGDWNKYLRGFYSNISVRYDYWQGYGIYKDNDIYSNNTKQTLSPKISLNFTPHTLTRFKLSFGEAFKAPTFAQMFSNRNLTDGTAIKGNPNLKPENVLSFDIGIEQDIPMTFNTQYGIVKMYYFNNTTSNAIMQYSSSYFNPTLRGAYDNLGKNRIQGIESSLSLPVGYGINVHITYTFMDSVILKSLEKSTEGNKVAGVPSHLAYSAISYDGSKIYGSFGVEYASKPYKNADNKLTPSGIYGATDSYTIADIKLGWKINKHFEMGANITNLFNHTYYSYYRASGRAFFISIEGRI; from the coding sequence ATGCAGCTTAGAAGCTTATCCATTTCTATTATGGCTATTTTATCTGCTTATTCAATAATCAATGCTAAAGAGCTAAATTCTGTAACACTTTCTCAAAGCATAGTAAGTATATCACGCATAGATACGGCTATTGATGAAGCTCCGGGTAATGTCAGTGTAGTGAGCCAAAAAGATATTGCCTTGCGTCCTAATCGCAAGTTTAGCGATACTTTAAGGGGATATGAGGGGTTACAACAGAGTAAGTCACGTGGTATGGATACATTTGATAGCATAAGGATTCGAGGTTTAAGCGGTGCAGCTATTATGGTTGATGGTATTATCTTAAATGATATTAACAATAACACAAAAATGCTTACCGCGATGGATTCTAGCGACATTGCCCAGGTTGAAGTAGTACGAGGGGCATTTTCAAACATTTATGGCAGCGGTGCGGTGGCTGGAGCGATTAATTTCATTACTACAATGCCTACTGCATTTAGTGCAAAAGCTATCTTTGGTTATGGTAATGCCCTAGGCACATCATTTGCGCCTAAAAATACTTTTCATAGCTTTATGAGTATAGGCGATGCACTACTAGATAAAAGATTGCGCCTTAAGGCTTCATTGGGCATCACTACTTCACAAGGCTATGCGGCGGATTCTGTCGTGGTAGCAGATGTGAGCGGTTATCAAGGTGCAAAGCCTACATTAGATTCTAACAGCGGGGCATTGCGATATAATATCGGTGATATGGGCGCACAAGCCTACACAACCTATGATAGCTCACTCAAAGCCGAACTTGATACAAGCGATAATGGCACATTAAGTGGCTATTTGCGGTGGAATATGTATCAATATGACCATAAGAATCAAAGCACATTTATTACACAAAATGGCATTCCTAGCTATGGTAATAATGCCGATGTGGATAGTGGCAAACCCGCACCCATTCTCTATGGTAGAAATATCGGCAAGGAAGCTTACGCGCAGCTCATCTCATCTTTAAACTATAAGCATTATTTGCCGCACGATAGCCACATAGAAGTGAAGTTTTATAATATCCTTGGGTGGGATAGATTCAATAATCCTGATGGTGGGGTAAATCCAACAAATGCAAATACAAGCATTTATGGCGGCGATGGCTCACAAACCAACCATAAATACCAAACAAATAATCTCGATATGCTGTATGCCTTATCCCTTAATGAATCTCATAAAATTTTAGTGGGCGCACAATATCGGCATAATCACTACACGCAGCAAAAACATTATATTGAAAATTGGAAAGATATGAATGCAACTCTTAGCGATTCTCCTACAAGTGGCTATAAGCAAGGAGGTAAAACTCAAGCTATAGGTGTTTTTACACAATGGCAGGGCGATTGGAATAAATATCTTAGGGGATTTTATAGCAACATAAGTGTGCGATATGACTATTGGCAGGGCTATGGGATATATAAAGATAATGATATATATAGCAATAATACCAAACAAACACTTAGCCCTAAAATATCGCTTAATTTTACCCCGCATACGCTCACAAGATTCAAACTCTCCTTTGGTGAGGCTTTCAAAGCCCCTACTTTCGCGCAGATGTTTAGTAATAGAAACCTTACTGATGGCACAGCTATAAAGGGCAATCCAAACTTAAAGCCTGAAAATGTGCTAAGCTTTGATATAGGGATAGAGCAGGATATTCCTATGACTTTTAACACACAATATGGCATAGTGAAAATGTATTATTTTAATAACACAACAAGCAATGCCATTATGCAGTATTCAAGCTCATATTTTAACCCAACTCTGCGAGGGGCGTATGACAATCTGGGTAAAAATCGCATACAAGGCATAGAATCTAGCCTTTCTCTCCCTGTGGGCTATGGCATAAATGTGCATATTACCTATACTTTTATGGATTCTGTAATTTTAAAAAGCTTAGAGAAAAGCACAGAGGGAAATAAAGTCGCTGGTGTGCCTAGTCATTTAGCATATAGCGCGATTAGCTATGATGGCTCTAAGATATATGGGAGTTTTGGGGTAGAATATGCAAGTAAGCCCTATAAAAATGCGGATAATAAGCTCACGCCTAGTGGTATATATGGAGCTACTGATAGCTACACAATTGCTGATATCAAGCTAGGTTGGAAAATCAACAAGCATTTTGAGATGGGTGCTAATATCACAAATCTTTTTAATCACACTTATTATAGCTATTACCGCGCGAGTGGTAGAGCATTTTTTATCTCGATAGAGGGCAGGATTTAG
- a CDS encoding NADP-dependent isocitrate dehydrogenase → MKITYTLTDESPALATYSFLPIVKAFLKHANIDVVTADISLSARILAQFPNSLNPNQRVEDTLSLLGELVKTPDANLIKTPNISASIPQLKAAIKELQAKGYNVPEFPDEPKNDNEKNIKEKYQKVLGSAVNPVLRQGNSDRRSTNAVKSYAQKNPYRVVPFNKDSKSCVSYMKEGDFFDNEKAVLIVSPTTAKIVFRDSNGEKVLKEGLKLEQNEILDATFMDTKRLSAFYEAQIESCKKQDILFSLHLKATMMKVSDPVLFGYAVKAYFKELFEGFKDELESLGVNANNGVSELLAKIESSPKKAQILARYNEILEKSAKISMVNSDKGITNLHVPSDVIVDASMPAMLKNGAKLWDKEGKECDANAVIPDKTYATIYEAVIEDLRANGTLNPANLGSVSNVGLMAKKAQEYGSHDKTFIAPNDGEFVILDADNKVLLSHKVQKDDIYRANQAKYDAVLNWIDLGIERADITGDKAIFWLDEKRASNKIMIDLVQKRLKEKGKDIAILAPKEACLESLKLIRAGKNAISITGNVLRDYLTDLFPILELGTSAKMLSVVPMLNGGAMFETGAGGSAPKQVEQLVDENHLRWDSLGEFLALQASLEFYAQKCNSSKAKVLADALDSAIGQWLNNNKAPSRKVGEDDNRTSHFYLTLYFIQALAKQSADTQIAAFFTPLAEEIISKEATIRNEFNGAQGKKVNLGGYYKFDDIMAEKIMRPSSSFNAIIERITKG, encoded by the coding sequence ATGAAAATTACTTACACCCTCACAGATGAATCTCCCGCTTTAGCGACATATTCATTTTTACCCATTGTTAAGGCATTTTTAAAGCACGCCAATATCGATGTAGTAACTGCTGATATCTCGCTTTCTGCTAGAATCTTAGCGCAATTCCCCAATTCTTTAAATCCTAATCAGCGCGTAGAGGATACACTCTCGCTTTTAGGTGAGCTTGTCAAAACACCTGATGCGAACCTTATCAAAACGCCCAATATCTCAGCTTCAATCCCCCAACTAAAAGCTGCTATCAAGGAGCTTCAAGCAAAGGGCTATAATGTGCCAGAATTTCCCGATGAGCCAAAAAATGATAATGAGAAAAATATCAAAGAAAAATACCAAAAAGTGCTAGGCTCGGCTGTGAATCCTGTACTGCGTCAAGGCAATAGCGATAGGCGCAGCACAAATGCAGTCAAATCCTACGCGCAGAAAAATCCCTATCGTGTCGTGCCTTTTAATAAAGATTCTAAAAGCTGTGTCAGCTATATGAAAGAAGGCGATTTTTTTGATAATGAAAAGGCGGTTTTGATAGTATCTCCCACTACGGCTAAGATTGTATTTAGAGATTCTAATGGTGAAAAGGTGCTAAAAGAAGGGCTAAAATTGGAGCAAAATGAGATTTTAGACGCCACTTTTATGGATACTAAAAGGTTAAGCGCATTCTATGAAGCACAGATAGAATCCTGCAAAAAGCAAGATATTCTCTTTTCTTTGCATTTGAAAGCCACAATGATGAAAGTAAGCGACCCTGTGTTATTTGGCTATGCAGTTAAGGCGTATTTCAAGGAGCTTTTTGAGGGCTTTAAAGATGAGTTAGAAAGCTTAGGCGTAAATGCAAATAATGGCGTGAGTGAGCTTTTAGCAAAGATAGAATCTAGCCCCAAAAAAGCGCAGATTCTTGCAAGATACAATGAGATTTTAGAAAAAAGTGCCAAAATTTCTATGGTAAATTCCGACAAGGGCATTACTAATTTGCACGTTCCAAGCGATGTGATTGTCGATGCTTCTATGCCTGCTATGCTTAAAAATGGTGCAAAGCTATGGGATAAAGAGGGCAAGGAATGTGATGCAAATGCGGTGATTCCGGATAAAACGTATGCGACTATTTATGAAGCCGTGATTGAGGATTTAAGGGCAAATGGCACACTTAATCCTGCGAATTTAGGAAGTGTAAGTAATGTGGGGCTAATGGCAAAAAAAGCACAAGAATATGGTTCACACGATAAGACATTTATCGCGCCTAATGATGGGGAATTTGTAATTTTAGATGCGGATAATAAAGTGCTACTTTCTCACAAAGTGCAGAAAGATGATATTTATCGGGCAAATCAAGCAAAGTATGACGCTGTGCTAAATTGGATTGATTTAGGCATTGAGAGGGCGGATATTACGGGTGATAAAGCGATTTTCTGGCTTGATGAAAAACGCGCGAGTAATAAAATTATGATTGATTTAGTGCAAAAACGATTGAAAGAAAAGGGCAAAGATATCGCTATTCTTGCCCCTAAAGAAGCCTGTTTAGAGTCTTTAAAGCTCATTCGCGCAGGGAAAAATGCCATTTCTATCACAGGCAATGTGTTGAGAGATTATCTCACGGATTTATTCCCGATTTTAGAGCTTGGCACGAGTGCGAAAATGCTATCTGTCGTGCCTATGCTTAATGGTGGAGCGATGTTTGAGACAGGTGCGGGCGGGAGTGCGCCTAAGCAAGTCGAGCAGCTCGTAGATGAAAATCATTTGCGTTGGGATAGCCTAGGTGAGTTTTTAGCCTTGCAGGCAAGCCTTGAGTTTTACGCACAAAAGTGCAATAGCTCTAAGGCAAAGGTGTTGGCTGATGCGCTTGATAGTGCTATTGGGCAGTGGCTTAATAATAATAAAGCTCCTTCACGCAAGGTAGGCGAGGACGACAATCGCACGAGCCATTTTTACTTGACATTATATTTTATACAAGCCTTAGCAAAGCAAAGCGCAGATACGCAAATCGCTGCATTTTTCACACCCTTAGCCGAAGAGATAATATCAAAAGAAGCCACAATCCGCAATGAATTTAATGGTGCACAGGGTAAAAAGGTCAATTTAGGCGGATATTATAAATTTGATGATATAATGGCGGAGAAAATTATGCGCCCAAGCAGTAGTTTCAATGCGATTATTGAAAGGATTACTAAGGGTTAA
- the cutA gene encoding divalent-cation tolerance protein CutA produces MLIIHTTTASKKEAKFLAQSLLESHLVACAQYHKITSAYLWRESKEQDYTIHQSKEWLLTFKTLPSYYKDIQALLLKLHSYDVPEIIAFEAQSHKAYEAWIHSSLCWNPNPNDMDINDTSHQ; encoded by the coding sequence ATGCTCATTATCCACACTACCACCGCTAGCAAAAAGGAAGCTAAGTTTTTAGCTCAATCACTTTTAGAATCGCACCTTGTAGCCTGTGCACAGTATCATAAGATCACAAGTGCCTATCTTTGGAGAGAAAGCAAAGAGCAAGACTACACGATACATCAATCAAAGGAATGGCTACTCACGTTTAAAACGCTACCCTCATATTACAAGGATATACAAGCCCTGCTCTTAAAGCTCCATAGCTATGATGTGCCTGAAATCATAGCATTTGAAGCACAGTCTCATAAGGCTTATGAGGCGTGGATTCACTCAAGCCTATGCTGGAATCCAAATCCCAACGATATGGATATAAACGACACATCACATCAATAA
- the cysE gene encoding serine O-acetyltransferase, whose translation MESNISDQHIAQTEQKVGLWRIIKEDFCIVRQKDPAINRSIELFFNYPGLIALVHYRIAHRFHKAGFKVLARIIMGLTGFITNVDIHPAAQIGRRVFIDHATGVVIGETAEVGNDVMIYQGVTLGGTSLDKVKRHPTIEDGVVIGAGAKILGNIRIGVNAKIGANSVVIKDVPKDCTAVGIPARVIVKGRAQGINAVNKLPDIDRALFEYLFKRLQMLESTTECCHTKELEELNALYAHFLEALKG comes from the coding sequence GTGGAATCAAATATATCAGATCAACACATAGCACAAACAGAACAAAAAGTGGGTTTGTGGCGTATCATTAAAGAGGATTTTTGCATAGTGAGGCAAAAAGATCCCGCTATTAATCGCAGCATTGAGCTGTTTTTCAACTATCCCGGATTGATTGCGCTCGTGCATTATCGCATTGCCCATCGTTTCCACAAAGCTGGATTCAAAGTATTGGCGCGTATCATCATGGGGCTTACGGGCTTTATTACTAATGTCGATATTCACCCCGCAGCACAAATAGGCAGACGCGTGTTTATCGACCACGCTACTGGTGTAGTGATAGGCGAAACCGCCGAGGTGGGAAATGATGTGATGATTTATCAAGGGGTAACGCTAGGGGGCACGAGTTTAGATAAAGTCAAGCGACATCCTACAATTGAAGATGGCGTGGTGATAGGTGCGGGAGCGAAGATTCTAGGGAATATACGTATCGGGGTGAATGCAAAAATTGGGGCAAATTCTGTAGTAATTAAAGATGTGCCCAAAGACTGCACGGCGGTGGGAATCCCCGCACGTGTGATTGTAAAGGGGCGCGCACAAGGTATAAATGCGGTAAATAAGCTACCTGATATTGATAGAGCGCTGTTTGAGTATCTTTTCAAGCGTTTGCAGATGTTAGAATCTACTACAGAGTGCTGCCATACAAAAGAGCTAGAGGAACTAAACGCGCTCTATGCACATTTTTTAGAAGCATTAAAGGGATAG
- the speA gene encoding biosynthetic arginine decarboxylase codes for MVDYGINFWSNNDFIIADGKVKVNHKHKPALIDIVQEARERGYKGPLLLRFPHLIKNQVDKVFKAFEGAIKEYSYKGKFKAVFPLKVNQMPNFVLSLVEQSKDKCYGLEAGSKSELILAMAYTNENAPITVNGFKDKEMISLGFSAANMGHDITLTIEGLNELETIIEVAKELGEPYPNIGLRIRLHSTGMGIWAKSGGINSKFGLTSTELLEAINMLEKEQLLHKFTMIHFHIGSQISDISPLKRAIREAGNIYAELRKKGAENLQCVNIGGGLAVEYTQHEGANNRNYTLSEFSGDVVFSLREIAKNKNEPEPDIFIESGRFIAANHAVLVAPVLELFSQEYDEKALRLKEHNPPLIEELFDLYNSVVEKNAIEYLHDSLDHMESLLTLFDLGYIDLQDRSNTEVLVHLIIKKVIKLLKHKNFNEILQIQEQVQERYLLNCSFFQSLPDYWGLAQNFPVMPLDRLNRRPNRSASLWDITCDSDGEIAFNAQKPIFLHDVDVTKEEYFLGFFLVGAYQEVLGMRHNLFTHPTEFSVSFNDDSKGHELTNLIEAQTILDVLDDLDYDTRDIERRLKQHIEDNESLDSEGKKDMLGRLYVMLSENGYLRTITTKGE; via the coding sequence ATGGTAGATTATGGCATTAATTTTTGGAGTAATAATGACTTTATTATCGCCGATGGCAAGGTAAAGGTGAATCATAAGCATAAACCAGCGCTGATTGACATCGTCCAAGAAGCCCGAGAGAGAGGCTATAAAGGACCTTTGCTCTTACGTTTCCCGCATTTAATTAAAAATCAAGTGGATAAGGTGTTTAAAGCCTTTGAGGGCGCCATTAAGGAGTATTCTTATAAGGGTAAGTTTAAAGCGGTATTTCCCTTGAAAGTTAATCAAATGCCTAATTTTGTGCTTTCACTTGTAGAGCAAAGTAAAGATAAATGCTATGGGCTAGAGGCAGGGAGTAAATCCGAGCTAATCCTTGCTATGGCTTACACGAATGAAAATGCTCCCATAACGGTGAATGGCTTTAAAGACAAGGAGATGATTTCTCTAGGCTTTAGCGCAGCAAATATGGGACACGACATTACGCTTACGATTGAGGGGCTAAATGAGCTAGAGACGATTATCGAGGTGGCAAAGGAGCTAGGCGAACCCTACCCCAACATCGGCTTAAGAATCCGCCTTCACAGCACGGGTATGGGCATTTGGGCGAAAAGCGGAGGTATAAACTCAAAGTTTGGATTGACAAGCACAGAGCTTTTAGAGGCGATTAATATGCTTGAAAAAGAGCAATTACTGCATAAATTTACAATGATTCACTTTCATATAGGCAGTCAAATCAGTGATATTTCACCGCTTAAACGTGCTATTAGAGAGGCAGGGAATATCTATGCGGAGTTACGCAAAAAAGGTGCGGAGAATCTGCAATGTGTCAATATCGGCGGAGGCTTAGCGGTGGAATATACCCAGCACGAGGGTGCGAATAATCGCAACTATACATTGAGCGAGTTTAGCGGCGATGTAGTGTTTTCCCTGCGTGAGATTGCTAAGAATAAAAATGAGCCAGAGCCGGATATTTTTATTGAATCTGGACGTTTCATCGCGGCAAATCACGCCGTGCTCGTTGCCCCTGTCTTAGAGCTATTTTCACAAGAATATGACGAGAAGGCTTTGAGGCTTAAAGAGCATAATCCTCCGCTTATCGAGGAGCTTTTTGACCTCTATAATAGTGTGGTGGAGAAAAATGCAATTGAATATCTGCACGATAGCCTAGATCATATGGAATCTTTGCTCACACTTTTTGATTTGGGTTATATTGATTTACAAGACCGCTCAAATACTGAAGTACTCGTGCATTTGATTATTAAAAAAGTGATTAAGCTCTTAAAACATAAGAATTTTAATGAAATTTTGCAGATTCAAGAGCAGGTGCAGGAACGCTATTTGCTAAATTGTAGCTTTTTCCAAAGTCTGCCTGATTATTGGGGATTAGCACAGAATTTCCCGGTAATGCCCCTTGATAGGCTTAATCGCCGCCCAAATCGTAGCGCGAGTTTGTGGGATATTACTTGTGATTCCGATGGAGAGATTGCATTCAATGCGCAAAAACCCATCTTTTTGCACGATGTTGATGTAACCAAAGAGGAGTATTTCTTAGGATTCTTTTTGGTGGGAGCGTATCAAGAGGTGCTAGGTATGCGGCATAATCTTTTCACACACCCTACAGAGTTTAGTGTGAGCTTTAATGATGATAGTAAGGGACACGAGCTAACCAATCTCATTGAAGCACAAACGATTTTAGATGTGCTTGATGATTTAGACTATGATACAAGGGACATCGAGCGGCGATTGAAGCAGCACATTGAGGATAATGAGAGTCTAGATAGTGAGGGTAAGAAAGATATGCTTGGGCGGCTTTATGTGATGTTAAGTGAGAATGGCTATTTGCGCACAATTACAACTAAGGGAGAATAG
- the ybeY gene encoding rRNA maturation RNase YbeY, whose amino-acid sequence MAKAMPTLDICKEHYASLGFLESLLAQIGDLGVIQGDFSAFSLEVLANDNPSMQELNLQTRGKDSATDVLSFPLHYDDICFQNICADSANLSKNAMGLCLGSVVINVELAQSVAQRLGHSTQDEIALLFIHGFLHILGYDHEVDNGEQRALEQKIIESLDLGESLIVRESI is encoded by the coding sequence ATGGCTAAAGCAATGCCTACACTTGATATATGTAAAGAGCATTATGCCTCGCTAGGATTCTTAGAATCACTTTTAGCGCAGATAGGGGATTTGGGCGTGATTCAGGGGGATTTTAGCGCATTTAGCCTAGAGGTATTAGCAAATGATAATCCTTCTATGCAAGAGCTAAATCTACAAACAAGGGGCAAAGATAGCGCAACTGATGTGCTAAGCTTCCCTTTGCATTATGATGATATATGCTTTCAAAATATATGTGCGGATAGTGCAAATCTTAGCAAAAATGCTATGGGGCTATGTCTAGGTAGCGTGGTGATAAATGTAGAATTAGCTCAAAGTGTCGCACAAAGGCTAGGGCATAGCACACAAGATGAGATTGCCTTGCTTTTTATTCACGGCTTTTTACATATTTTAGGCTATGACCACGAAGTAGATAATGGGGAGCAGAGGGCATTAGAGCAGAAAATTATAGAATCTTTAGATTTAGGAGAGAGCCTCATCGTGCGAGAATCCATATAA
- a CDS encoding transporter substrate-binding domain-containing protein: protein MKQYRKWLMGALVGLLSLVSAHAQDIKSPIEVGTSNAYRPFAFVDRANAMAGYDIEVLKILSKHDPKLVFKFNGVQWNAVFPGLDSGKFDLLAYQITKTKEREAKYIFSHYPYFNDISGVIIRENQSISDFTQLNDKKIGVSVGSNYARDLENYLKAHPELKIEIKYYKNPPALIADLGADRIQAIIGEPISSINIAKAQNIKLKATDIILDKTPVYFVFNKKDVELRDAISAALKKAIDAKDLQNLSIKYFGKDLSQ, encoded by the coding sequence ATGAAACAATATAGAAAATGGCTTATGGGCGCTCTGGTAGGGTTGCTTAGCCTTGTAAGTGCACACGCCCAAGATATAAAATCACCCATAGAAGTAGGCACAAGCAATGCCTATCGCCCTTTTGCATTTGTCGATAGGGCAAATGCAATGGCAGGCTATGACATTGAGGTACTAAAGATTCTAAGCAAACACGACCCAAAGCTTGTATTTAAATTCAATGGGGTGCAGTGGAATGCAGTATTTCCCGGGCTAGATAGTGGTAAATTTGACCTTTTAGCCTATCAAATCACCAAGACTAAGGAGCGTGAGGCAAAATATATTTTCTCTCATTATCCATATTTTAATGATATTAGCGGCGTGATTATCCGCGAGAATCAAAGCATTAGCGACTTTACACAGCTTAATGACAAGAAAATTGGCGTGAGCGTGGGGAGCAACTATGCACGCGATTTAGAAAACTACCTTAAAGCCCACCCCGAGCTAAAAATAGAGATTAAATACTATAAGAATCCTCCTGCCCTTATCGCCGATTTGGGTGCAGATAGAATCCAAGCCATCATAGGCGAACCCATTAGCTCAATTAACATCGCTAAGGCACAAAATATCAAGCTCAAAGCTACAGATATAATCCTTGATAAAACGCCGGTGTATTTTGTGTTTAACAAAAAAGATGTAGAGCTTAGAGATGCCATTTCTGCTGCGCTCAAAAAAGCCATAGACGCTAAAGACTTGCAGAATCTAAGCATAAAATACTTTGGTAAAGACTTAAGCCAATAA
- a CDS encoding amino acid ABC transporter permease, with protein sequence MFDTSYFLQAFFTLLPALPLTFFLAIGSFVCGAALGFVFALIRVYEVKYLNALLMLYISFFRGTPLLVQLFMFYYGLPIVLQSYAIGIDLHNLDGLHYALIVFSLYASAYLCEIFRAALLSVDKGQIEAAYSLGMTNTQALRRIILPQAFMITLPNLLNFFIMQVKNTALASIIAVPELMGLADIESGRSSKFLEVYLMAALVYWVMCVVLEAVFSKIEKHFAKFRKKYAK encoded by the coding sequence ATGTTTGATACGTCCTATTTTTTGCAGGCATTTTTTACGCTGCTTCCCGCCCTGCCGCTTACATTTTTCCTAGCTATTGGCTCTTTTGTGTGCGGGGCAGCTTTAGGCTTTGTTTTCGCGCTTATCCGCGTCTATGAGGTGAAATACCTCAACGCCCTGCTTATGCTCTATATCTCATTTTTTCGTGGGACTCCGCTTTTGGTGCAGCTCTTTATGTTTTATTATGGGCTACCTATTGTGCTACAAAGCTATGCCATTGGCATTGATTTGCATAACCTTGATGGTCTCCACTATGCGCTTATTGTGTTTTCACTCTATGCGAGTGCGTATCTATGCGAGATTTTCCGCGCAGCATTGCTCTCTGTAGATAAAGGGCAAATCGAGGCAGCCTACTCACTAGGTATGACAAATACTCAAGCCCTAAGGCGCATTATCCTCCCTCAAGCCTTTATGATTACTTTGCCAAACTTGCTTAACTTTTTCATTATGCAGGTTAAAAACACTGCCCTAGCCTCGATTATCGCTGTGCCTGAGCTTATGGGTTTAGCCGATATAGAATCTGGCAGAAGCTCAAAATTTTTAGAAGTCTATTTAATGGCGGCATTGGTGTATTGGGTAATGTGCGTAGTGCTTGAAGCGGTGTTTTCAAAAATCGAAAAGCATTTTGCCAAATTTAGAAAAAAGTATGCCAAATGA
- a CDS encoding amino acid ABC transporter ATP-binding protein produces MIEMTHINKTFKAHRVLKNINLEVQTGEIVAIIGPSGTGKSTLLRSINLLEKPDSGSIRIDDIELNFAHFSKKEMFRLRQKSAMVFQNFNLFVNKNILENVSEALIVVKKMPKSEANDRAMAQLGAVGLAQKAKAYPYELSGGQQQRVAIARALSLDPSIMLFDEPTSALDVELIAEVLEVIKRIRNQTMLIVTHELKFAKAIAHRIIFMSDGEIIEQGAAKTFFENPKSERVRSFLTKITQLG; encoded by the coding sequence ATGATAGAAATGACACATATTAACAAAACCTTTAAAGCCCATCGCGTGCTTAAAAATATCAATTTAGAGGTGCAAACGGGCGAGATTGTTGCTATTATTGGTCCAAGTGGTACGGGGAAAAGCACACTTTTACGCAGTATCAATCTCCTAGAAAAGCCCGATAGCGGGAGTATTAGAATCGATGACATAGAGCTAAACTTCGCCCATTTTAGCAAAAAGGAGATGTTTAGGCTGCGGCAAAAATCAGCAATGGTGTTTCAAAATTTTAATCTCTTTGTGAATAAAAATATTTTAGAGAATGTGAGCGAGGCATTGATAGTAGTGAAAAAAATGCCTAAGAGTGAGGCAAATGATAGGGCAATGGCGCAACTTGGTGCCGTGGGATTAGCCCAAAAGGCAAAGGCATATCCCTATGAGCTAAGCGGCGGACAGCAGCAGAGAGTAGCCATAGCTAGAGCCTTAAGCCTAGATCCTAGCATTATGCTCTTTGATGAGCCTACTTCTGCACTTGATGTGGAGCTAATAGCTGAAGTGCTAGAAGTAATTAAAAGAATCCGTAATCAAACAATGCTTATTGTTACCCACGAGCTGAAATTCGCTAAAGCTATCGCGCATAGAATCATCTTTATGAGTGATGGAGAGATTATCGAGCAGGGGGCGGCAAAGACATTTTTTGAGAATCCTAAGAGTGAGCGAGTGCGAAGCTTTTTAACCAAAATCACGCAACTTGGGTAG
- the tpx gene encoding thiol peroxidase: MASVTFKGNPVNLLGNNVEVGVAAPSVTLKAGDLSDITIGGANNKAQIILTMPSLDTPVCATQARDFNKKIASYPNAEAVIVTLDLPFAMGRFCSTEGITNLKVASDFIAKEFGEKYGVLIGDGALKGLLARAIFVIKDGKIAYKDIVSEITELPNLKPLDTLFSGGCGCSR; the protein is encoded by the coding sequence ATGGCTTCAGTAACATTCAAAGGAAACCCGGTCAATCTTTTAGGAAATAATGTAGAGGTAGGCGTAGCTGCTCCTAGCGTAACGCTAAAGGCAGGAGATTTAAGCGATATAACCATTGGTGGAGCTAACAATAAAGCTCAAATCATTTTAACTATGCCAAGCCTAGATACTCCTGTATGCGCTACGCAGGCGAGAGATTTTAATAAAAAAATTGCTTCATATCCAAATGCTGAAGCTGTGATTGTAACCTTAGATTTGCCTTTTGCTATGGGGAGATTCTGCAGTACAGAGGGCATTACCAACCTTAAAGTGGCAAGTGATTTTATCGCCAAAGAGTTTGGAGAAAAATATGGCGTTTTAATCGGCGATGGTGCGCTTAAAGGACTTTTAGCTCGAGCTATTTTTGTAATCAAAGATGGCAAAATAGCCTATAAAGACATTGTGAGCGAAATCACAGAGTTGCCAAACCTAAAGCCTTTAGATACCCTCTTTAGCGGTGGCTGTGGCTGCTCTCGCTAA